From a region of the Pirellulales bacterium genome:
- a CDS encoding hemerythrin domain-containing protein gives MVTAQRTLTINAAFLQEIKEDNRELRQLLEETGGLLARPHEAGIELRRVARLLGKLRDQLAMHFSLEEAYGYFDDGIDVAPRLSRRAEALRSQHPRLFVALCDLVEEAEQLVYHERPLGAGDLASGFARFHRQFQQHEAEEISLVVQMFNEEIGGGD, from the coding sequence ATGGTCACCGCGCAACGGACTCTCACGATCAATGCCGCGTTTCTCCAGGAGATCAAGGAGGATAACCGCGAATTGCGGCAACTTTTGGAAGAAACCGGGGGATTGTTGGCGCGGCCGCACGAGGCCGGAATCGAATTGCGGCGGGTCGCCAGGCTGCTCGGCAAGCTCCGCGATCAATTGGCGATGCACTTTTCGCTGGAAGAAGCCTATGGCTATTTCGATGACGGCATCGACGTTGCCCCGCGTTTGAGCCGCCGGGCCGAGGCGTTGCGGTCGCAACATCCGCGGCTATTTGTGGCCCTTTGCGATTTGGTCGAGGAGGCGGAGCAATTGGTCTACCACGAACGGCCCCTCGGCGCCGGTGATCTGGCGAGCGGCTTCGCGCGATTTCATCGCCAATTCCAGCAGCACGAAGCGGAGGAAATTTCGCTGGTGGTGCAGATGTTCAACGAAGAAATCGGCGGCGGCGATTAA